From Desulfuromonas soudanensis, the proteins below share one genomic window:
- a CDS encoding Crp/Fnr family transcriptional regulator, with protein sequence MNIATIIKTCPLFAGVTEEDLEFLSQVCKCRSHEKGEVLFSEGEKALGFYVVGSGKVKIYKLSPEGKERILHIVQPGMTFAEAAIFGNGLYPAYAEPLQRSDLLFFPKREFLQLLHDHSQIAINMIGGLSRFLRQFATQVEELTFKDVPARLAGYLLDLAGDEGMRVELPISKSQLASNLGTVSETLSRTLRKLSDDALIQVQGKVIDILDRDRMEDLASSTKEF encoded by the coding sequence ATGAATATTGCGACCATCATCAAAACCTGCCCCCTTTTTGCCGGCGTCACCGAAGAGGACCTGGAATTTCTTTCCCAGGTCTGCAAATGCCGCAGCCACGAAAAGGGGGAAGTCCTCTTCTCGGAAGGGGAGAAGGCCCTCGGCTTTTACGTCGTCGGCAGCGGCAAGGTGAAGATCTACAAGCTCTCCCCCGAGGGGAAGGAGCGCATACTCCATATCGTCCAGCCGGGGATGACTTTTGCCGAGGCCGCCATCTTCGGCAACGGACTCTATCCCGCCTATGCCGAGCCTCTGCAGAGAAGCGATCTCCTCTTTTTTCCCAAGAGGGAATTCCTGCAGCTCCTCCACGACCACTCGCAGATCGCCATCAACATGATCGGCGGCCTCTCCCGCTTCCTCCGCCAGTTCGCCACCCAGGTCGAGGAACTGACCTTCAAGGACGTCCCCGCCCGTCTCGCCGGCTATCTCCTCGATCTCGCCGGAGACGAGGGGATGCGCGTCGAACTCCCCATTTCCAAGTCCCAGCTCGCCTCCAATCTCGGCACCGTCAGCGAGACCCTCTCCCGCACCCTGCGCAAGCTCTCCGACGATGCTTTGATCCAGGTGCAGGGGAAGGTCATCGACATTCTCGATCGCGACCGCATGGAAGATCTGGCTTCGAGCACCAAAGAATTCTGA
- a CDS encoding electron transfer flavoprotein subunit alpha/FixB family protein → MKTLLVGEYRKGQLRDSCYELIAFAEKLGADSTLFLVGSPTDLPRTDGTLYLADVAKYGEFNPEAHKQLLLDVVAREQPDAVVFSHSSYGWDLAPRLALALKAAQISEVVDVVDGSFVVPSCNSKLRREVKAKTAVSVITVQVGAFNPGEPSGTPTVVALDTDAVGSLEFVGYETAEKGGVDLTKAEIIVSAGRGIGKKDNVELIARLAEALGGEYAASRPVVDAEWVEHNRQVGSTGQSVSPKLYLACGISGAVQHLAGMKRSEYVVAINTDRDAPIGEVADVLVVADLLQFVPVLTEKIKAL, encoded by the coding sequence ATGAAGACTCTACTGGTGGGTGAATATCGAAAAGGGCAATTGCGCGACAGCTGCTATGAACTGATCGCCTTTGCCGAAAAACTCGGCGCCGATTCGACCCTCTTCCTGGTCGGCTCCCCGACGGACCTCCCTCGCACCGACGGCACGCTCTATCTGGCAGATGTGGCAAAATACGGGGAATTCAATCCCGAGGCCCATAAACAGCTCCTCCTCGACGTGGTGGCCCGGGAGCAGCCCGACGCCGTCGTCTTCTCCCACTCCTCCTACGGCTGGGATCTGGCGCCGCGCCTCGCCCTGGCGCTCAAGGCCGCCCAGATCTCCGAGGTGGTCGATGTGGTCGACGGCTCCTTCGTGGTTCCTTCCTGCAATTCCAAGCTCCGCCGGGAGGTGAAGGCCAAAACTGCCGTGAGCGTGATCACCGTGCAGGTCGGGGCCTTCAATCCCGGAGAGCCGTCCGGCACCCCGACGGTGGTGGCGCTGGACACGGACGCTGTCGGTTCTCTGGAGTTCGTCGGCTACGAAACGGCCGAAAAGGGCGGTGTCGATCTGACCAAGGCGGAGATCATCGTCAGCGCCGGGCGCGGCATCGGCAAAAAGGACAACGTGGAACTGATTGCCCGGCTGGCCGAGGCCCTGGGCGGAGAGTATGCCGCCAGTCGCCCGGTGGTCGATGCCGAATGGGTCGAGCACAACCGACAGGTGGGGAGCACCGGCCAGTCCGTTTCGCCGAAGCTCTACCTGGCCTGCGGCATTTCCGGGGCGGTTCAGCACCTGGCGGGGATGAAGCGATCGGAGTATGTGGTGGCGATCAATACCGACCGGGACGCTCCCATCGGCGAGGTGGCCGATGTCCTGGTCGTCGCCGACCTTCTCCAGTTCGTCCCCGTGCTGACGGAGAAAATCAAGGCCCTTTGA
- a CDS encoding electron transfer flavoprotein subunit beta/FixA family protein produces the protein MKILVCIKQVPDMESKFRINGAGTWYDESDLAWRINEYDEYAVEQGVRLKEQVADAELVVLSIGPDRVKEVIKKALAMGGDRGVHVKDDAAFAKDSFEIASIVAEYAQKESFDVIFTGMQSQDRASAQVGVYLAEMLGLPSVSTIVDFSYADGTVTASRELEGGLKAVVKVATPALFTCQLGLNTPRYPTLPNIMKAKKKELLTVEVAELLKVDERVETSRVYFPERKGGGLVLEGDVGEMADRLIALLKEKTTVL, from the coding sequence ATGAAAATTCTCGTGTGCATCAAACAGGTTCCGGACATGGAATCGAAGTTCCGAATCAACGGCGCCGGCACCTGGTATGACGAGTCGGATCTGGCCTGGCGGATCAACGAATACGACGAGTACGCCGTCGAGCAGGGGGTGCGCCTCAAGGAGCAGGTCGCCGACGCCGAGCTGGTCGTTCTCTCCATCGGTCCCGACCGGGTGAAGGAGGTGATCAAAAAGGCGCTGGCCATGGGGGGAGATCGCGGCGTGCATGTCAAGGACGATGCCGCCTTCGCGAAGGATTCCTTCGAAATCGCCTCCATCGTTGCCGAGTACGCCCAAAAGGAGTCCTTCGACGTTATCTTTACCGGCATGCAGTCCCAGGACCGCGCCTCGGCGCAGGTCGGCGTTTATCTGGCCGAAATGCTCGGCCTCCCCAGCGTCAGCACCATCGTCGATTTTTCCTACGCCGACGGGACCGTCACCGCCAGCCGCGAGCTCGAAGGGGGCCTCAAGGCGGTGGTGAAGGTGGCGACGCCGGCCCTTTTCACCTGTCAGCTCGGGCTCAATACCCCGCGATATCCCACCCTACCCAACATCATGAAGGCCAAGAAGAAGGAGCTCCTGACCGTCGAGGTGGCGGAGCTTCTCAAGGTCGATGAGCGGGTCGAAACCTCCCGGGTCTATTTCCCCGAGAGGAAGGGGGGGGGACTCGTTCTCGAAGGGGACGTCGGCGAGATGGCCGACCGGCTCATCGCCCTCCTCAAGGAAAAGACGACGGTACTCTAA
- a CDS encoding heterodisulfide reductase-related iron-sulfur binding cluster produces MEFAREIYWNIGHDAIVLLPMYLLSLAAMAVAGWGFWQRIRVYRQGKPADRTTDPAGRLALLLRDALGQVKVLHVPGAGTAHALFFWGFALLFIGTLLIMAQADFTDPLFGLRFLKGNFYKAFSLTLDLAGAVSILMLLGLLVRRFIVRPAGLETKRDDVVMHALLLLILVTGFVIEGARMAVTELGTPLASWSPVGLIFAQSFAGFGEEGLRTLHAGTWWLHFALVLGFIGLIPFTKFRHIFTTPANYFLLDNGPKGRLSTLDLEDEAAESFGAAHVSNLSWKDIFDADACTQCKRCQDRCPAHNTDKPLSPMKIVNQIGELAFARPQDSLIDTCQKEALWACTTCLACQDICPASIEHVSKIVDMRRHLVLMEGEFPGEEVMGAVDALEVNGNPLGMGYASRGDWAAGLPVVTLAEDAEVDILYFVGCYASFDKRNQAVARSFVQLCAAAGVKVGILGKEEKCCGEPVRKLGNEYLYQSLAAGNMEQMQNYGVKKVVTTCPHCFNTLARDYRDLGFELEVEHYTVFLEGLVKSGRLKLRPEPFSATYHDSCTLGRYNDIYGSPRALLEMAGCELVEMDKNRAESFCCGAGGGRILAEEKLGSRISVKRVQMAAATAAPMLVSNCPFCLTMFEDGVKGAELDGRLIARDLAELLAARIQA; encoded by the coding sequence ATGGAATTCGCCAGGGAAATTTATTGGAACATCGGCCACGACGCAATCGTTCTGCTCCCCATGTATCTGCTGAGCCTGGCGGCCATGGCGGTCGCCGGCTGGGGCTTCTGGCAGCGCATCAGGGTTTACCGCCAGGGGAAGCCGGCGGATCGCACCACCGATCCGGCCGGGCGCCTTGCACTCCTCCTCCGGGATGCCCTCGGACAGGTCAAGGTTTTGCACGTCCCCGGCGCCGGGACCGCCCACGCCCTCTTCTTCTGGGGGTTCGCTCTCCTTTTCATCGGCACCCTCCTGATCATGGCCCAGGCCGACTTCACCGATCCCCTCTTCGGCCTTCGCTTCCTCAAGGGGAACTTCTACAAGGCCTTCTCCCTGACCCTTGATCTGGCCGGGGCCGTCTCCATTCTTATGCTCCTCGGACTGCTGGTGCGCCGCTTCATCGTGCGTCCGGCGGGACTGGAGACGAAGAGAGACGATGTTGTCATGCACGCCCTGTTGTTGCTGATCCTGGTGACGGGCTTTGTGATCGAAGGGGCGCGCATGGCCGTCACCGAACTCGGCACCCCCCTGGCGTCCTGGTCGCCGGTGGGGCTCATCTTCGCCCAATCTTTCGCCGGCTTCGGCGAGGAGGGGCTCAGGACCCTGCATGCCGGCACCTGGTGGCTGCACTTCGCCCTGGTTCTCGGTTTCATCGGTCTGATCCCCTTCACCAAGTTCCGCCATATCTTCACCACTCCGGCCAACTATTTCCTGCTCGATAACGGCCCCAAGGGGAGGCTTTCGACCCTCGATCTGGAAGACGAGGCGGCCGAGAGTTTCGGTGCCGCGCATGTCAGCAATCTGAGCTGGAAGGATATCTTCGACGCCGATGCCTGCACCCAGTGCAAGAGGTGCCAGGACCGCTGTCCGGCCCATAACACCGACAAGCCCCTCTCCCCCATGAAGATCGTCAACCAGATCGGCGAACTGGCCTTCGCTCGCCCGCAGGATTCGCTCATCGATACCTGCCAGAAGGAGGCCCTCTGGGCCTGCACCACCTGTCTGGCCTGCCAGGATATCTGTCCGGCGAGCATCGAGCACGTCAGCAAGATCGTCGACATGCGCCGCCACCTGGTGCTGATGGAAGGGGAGTTCCCCGGCGAAGAGGTGATGGGTGCAGTGGACGCTCTGGAGGTCAACGGCAATCCCCTGGGGATGGGGTACGCCTCCCGCGGCGACTGGGCCGCCGGTTTGCCGGTCGTCACCCTGGCCGAGGACGCCGAGGTCGATATCCTTTATTTCGTCGGCTGCTACGCCTCCTTCGACAAGCGCAATCAGGCCGTGGCCAGAAGTTTCGTCCAGCTCTGCGCCGCCGCCGGGGTCAAGGTCGGCATTCTCGGCAAGGAGGAGAAGTGCTGCGGCGAGCCGGTGCGCAAGCTCGGCAACGAGTACCTCTATCAGAGCCTGGCCGCAGGGAACATGGAGCAGATGCAGAACTACGGCGTGAAGAAAGTCGTGACGACCTGTCCGCACTGCTTCAATACCCTGGCCAGGGACTATCGCGATCTCGGTTTCGAACTTGAGGTGGAGCACTACACGGTCTTTCTCGAGGGTCTGGTGAAGAGCGGGCGGCTCAAGCTGAGGCCCGAACCGTTCAGCGCCACCTATCACGACAGCTGCACCCTGGGACGCTACAATGACATCTACGGCTCGCCCCGGGCCCTCCTCGAGATGGCCGGCTGTGAGCTTGTGGAAATGGACAAAAACCGGGCCGAGAGCTTCTGCTGCGGCGCCGGCGGCGGGCGGATTCTCGCCGAGGAAAAGCTCGGCAGCCGTATCAGTGTCAAGCGGGTGCAGATGGCGGCGGCAACGGCGGCCCCGATGCTGGTCTCCAACTGCCCCTTCTGTCTGACCATGTTCGAGGACGGGGTGAAAGGCGCCGAGCTCGATGGCCGGCTGATCGCCAGGGATCTGGCCGAGCTTCTCGCCGCGAGGATTCAGGCTTAA
- a CDS encoding MerR family transcriptional regulator yields the protein MNATPEDLVQIGELAKRLGITTRTIRYYEEIGLMGPPERLGGGTRMYNREDILRLKFILKMKDLGISLKEMQELAENYDESYDSYKNFGRITPRLLEILDLHIHKVDEKISSLSSLRKEIVDYRSRILNILKDQAATS from the coding sequence ATGAACGCCACCCCTGAGGATTTGGTTCAAATCGGCGAGCTGGCCAAAAGGCTCGGCATCACCACCAGAACGATCCGCTATTACGAGGAAATCGGCCTCATGGGCCCACCCGAGAGACTCGGTGGCGGTACGCGGATGTACAACCGGGAGGATATTCTCCGCCTCAAGTTCATTCTCAAGATGAAGGACCTCGGCATTTCTCTCAAGGAGATGCAGGAACTCGCCGAAAATTACGACGAAAGTTACGACAGCTACAAAAACTTCGGCAGGATCACTCCGCGGCTCCTGGAAATCCTCGACCTGCACATCCACAAGGTCGACGAAAAGATCTCAAGTCTCTCGTCCTTGCGCAAGGAGATTGTCGACTACCGCAGTCGCATCCTCAATATCCTCAAGGACCAGGCCGCGACGAGTTGA
- a CDS encoding 4Fe-4S dicluster domain-containing protein — MGHHIGSKESIVPLIDRLNRYPVGLPDSEKLREILGLLFEEREAYVASRFPLEEATLSELCRLTKIDQEALLPILETMADKGLVMDLPYGGKTYYLLMPGLIGFFEFTFMKNRTDLPLEKIARLMTEYLFENPHQGMAREFFGSRTPLTRSLVYEEHIPVSSEITTYENAREIIRQAGFGAVGLCYCRHKKEHLGETCRKGAPVEEICISLGTAAKFMVRRGFAEPRTTEELLAVLDSAREQHLTHVTDNIRQKPSFICNCCSCCCELLAGVQAGYREGIAKTPYVAVLDAGSCSACGLCLEACNVAAIGDVEGEGGRTMVIDDTICLGCGACISSCRRQALSLGKREKRPLPPKTRQDLFVRILKEKRRLVPYLVSGVKKKVRRIFLP, encoded by the coding sequence ATGGGACACCATATCGGCTCCAAAGAGAGTATCGTGCCGCTGATCGATCGCCTCAACAGGTACCCCGTCGGGCTGCCGGACAGCGAGAAGTTGCGCGAGATCCTCGGTCTCCTTTTTGAGGAACGGGAGGCCTACGTCGCGTCGCGCTTCCCCCTCGAGGAGGCCACCCTCTCCGAGCTCTGCCGCCTGACGAAGATCGATCAAGAGGCGTTGCTGCCGATCCTCGAGACGATGGCCGACAAGGGACTGGTCATGGATCTCCCCTATGGCGGAAAGACCTACTATCTGCTGATGCCGGGGCTGATCGGTTTTTTCGAATTCACCTTCATGAAGAATCGCACCGATCTGCCGCTGGAAAAAATCGCCCGGCTGATGACGGAGTACCTGTTCGAAAACCCTCACCAGGGGATGGCCAGGGAGTTCTTCGGCAGCAGGACGCCCTTGACCCGCTCCCTCGTCTACGAGGAGCACATCCCGGTGAGTTCCGAGATCACCACCTACGAAAACGCCCGGGAGATCATCCGGCAGGCGGGTTTCGGAGCGGTCGGTCTCTGCTACTGCCGCCACAAGAAGGAGCATCTCGGCGAGACCTGCCGCAAGGGGGCGCCGGTGGAGGAGATCTGCATCTCCCTGGGGACGGCGGCCAAGTTCATGGTGCGCAGGGGATTTGCCGAACCGAGGACGACCGAAGAGCTGCTGGCGGTCCTCGATTCGGCCAGGGAACAACACCTCACCCATGTCACCGACAACATCCGCCAGAAACCCTCCTTTATCTGCAACTGCTGTTCCTGTTGCTGCGAACTGCTGGCCGGCGTGCAGGCCGGATACCGCGAGGGGATCGCCAAAACGCCCTATGTCGCCGTCCTCGACGCCGGTTCATGCAGCGCTTGCGGCCTTTGCCTCGAAGCGTGCAACGTGGCTGCGATCGGGGATGTCGAAGGGGAGGGGGGACGCACGATGGTGATCGATGACACGATTTGTCTGGGGTGCGGGGCCTGCATCTCCTCCTGCCGCCGTCAGGCTCTCTCCCTTGGAAAACGGGAAAAGAGGCCCCTGCCGCCGAAGACGCGCCAAGACCTCTTTGTCCGTATCCTGAAGGAGAAACGCCGCCTTGTGCCCTACCTGGTCAGCGGTGTGAAGAAAAAGGTGCGAAGAATCTTTTTGCCGTAA
- a CDS encoding chalcone isomerase family protein produces the protein MKRILLAALVLMLMAGDLWALEVKGVPIDPAVTLQGQTLELNGVGTRKKFFMAIYVGSLYTAKKVSSGEEAAMDAGGKLIRMNFLYDKLDRQKIVESFAEGLAANSPDLQGSEDVTRFLSWFSKDFVRGDVVDLELDGDGTVSARHNGALLGRLKSPALARGVLLIYLGKKPADDDLKSGMLGQD, from the coding sequence ATGAAACGGATTTTGCTCGCGGCTCTGGTGCTGATGTTGATGGCGGGAGACCTCTGGGCCCTGGAAGTGAAGGGAGTGCCGATCGATCCAGCGGTTACCCTTCAGGGGCAGACTCTGGAACTCAACGGCGTCGGGACCAGAAAGAAGTTCTTCATGGCGATCTACGTCGGCTCTCTTTACACGGCCAAAAAGGTGTCGAGCGGAGAGGAGGCTGCGATGGATGCCGGCGGAAAGCTCATCCGCATGAACTTCCTCTACGACAAACTCGACCGGCAGAAGATCGTGGAATCCTTTGCCGAGGGGCTTGCCGCCAACTCCCCCGACCTTCAGGGGTCGGAGGACGTCACCCGGTTCCTCTCCTGGTTCAGCAAGGATTTCGTCCGCGGGGACGTGGTCGACCTGGAACTGGACGGCGACGGAACGGTCAGCGCCCGGCACAATGGGGCTCTCCTGGGACGCTTGAAATCCCCGGCTCTGGCCCGGGGGGTCCTCCTTATCTATCTGGGGAAAAAGCCGGCCGACGACGACCTGAAGTCTGGTATGCTCGGGCAGGACTGA
- a CDS encoding FAD-dependent oxidoreductase, whose translation MPDPLFEPIFINGLEIKNRILMPAMHLNMCRNYEVSDRLVDFYSERARGGVGMITVGYASVDELSAHPAHIGAHRDEYIPGLTRLAAAIREGGARASVQINHAGRYNHSFFLLGKKPVAPSAVPSRLTGETPRALELDEIGEIIQNFAAAAARVKEAGFDAVEVLCGTGYLISEFLSPVTNHRTDHYGGSLENRMRFAVEVLEAVRRAVGSDFPLLVRLNGNDFMPGGIGRKDLQKFAVQMAESGADALSVNVGWHEAPIPQIVTKVPRGVFGYLARGIRDLVSVPVIASHRINDPATAREMIALGECDLVAMGRALIADPYLPLKALEGREDQIVHCVACGQGCFDNLFKMKAVECLCNPRAGFEAKTAACRAEKGRRVLVIGGGAAGMSAALAAAESGHDVVLAEGKSRLGGQLCLAGAPPGREEFARLAIDLSAQVAASPVCVRLDTEVDEAFIEAVQPDAVILATGGEPIALPLPGADLPHVVQAWDVLSGKVRAGRRVAIIGGGAVGVETALALAEEGTLSAEALKFLLIHGAESAEDLLELATHGRCEVVLVEMLKELGTNFGKTTRWGMLQDLKRFGVQSHVASRVIEIIPEGICIEKDGERMKIAADTVVMAVGTRSSSALKEVLRKRGIVGQVVGDADKPGMIIDAVHRGFAAGRSVV comes from the coding sequence ATGCCCGACCCCTTGTTCGAACCAATCTTCATCAACGGCCTTGAGATCAAGAACCGGATCCTCATGCCGGCCATGCACCTCAACATGTGCCGCAATTACGAGGTGAGCGACCGCCTTGTCGATTTTTATTCAGAGCGGGCCCGCGGGGGCGTGGGAATGATCACCGTCGGGTATGCCTCCGTCGACGAACTCTCCGCCCACCCGGCCCACATCGGCGCCCATCGGGACGAGTACATTCCCGGACTGACTCGCCTCGCCGCGGCGATCCGCGAGGGAGGCGCCCGCGCCTCGGTGCAGATCAACCACGCCGGGCGTTACAACCACTCCTTTTTCCTCTTGGGAAAAAAGCCGGTGGCCCCTTCGGCCGTCCCTTCCCGGCTCACCGGCGAGACGCCGCGCGCCCTGGAACTCGATGAGATCGGGGAGATCATCCAGAATTTCGCCGCTGCCGCCGCCCGGGTCAAAGAGGCGGGATTCGACGCCGTCGAGGTCCTCTGCGGCACCGGCTATCTGATCAGCGAATTCCTCTCCCCCGTCACCAATCACCGCACCGACCACTACGGCGGCTCCCTGGAAAACCGCATGCGTTTTGCCGTCGAGGTCCTCGAGGCTGTGCGCCGGGCCGTCGGGTCCGATTTTCCCCTCCTGGTGCGCCTCAACGGCAACGATTTCATGCCCGGGGGGATCGGGCGAAAGGACCTGCAGAAATTCGCCGTCCAAATGGCCGAAAGCGGCGCCGATGCCTTAAGCGTCAATGTCGGATGGCACGAGGCGCCAATTCCCCAGATCGTGACCAAGGTCCCCCGGGGGGTCTTCGGTTACCTGGCCCGGGGAATCCGGGATCTGGTGTCGGTGCCGGTGATCGCCAGTCACCGCATCAACGACCCGGCCACGGCCCGGGAGATGATCGCTCTCGGGGAGTGCGACCTGGTGGCCATGGGACGGGCACTCATCGCCGACCCGTATCTCCCCCTCAAGGCGCTGGAAGGGCGCGAGGACCAGATCGTCCACTGCGTCGCCTGCGGACAGGGGTGCTTCGACAACCTGTTCAAGATGAAGGCCGTCGAGTGTCTCTGCAATCCGCGGGCGGGGTTCGAGGCGAAGACCGCTGCCTGTCGTGCCGAAAAGGGGCGCAGGGTCCTGGTCATCGGCGGCGGCGCCGCGGGGATGAGCGCCGCCCTGGCGGCGGCCGAATCGGGGCACGACGTCGTCCTCGCCGAAGGAAAAAGCCGTCTCGGCGGACAGCTCTGCCTCGCCGGCGCCCCTCCCGGGCGGGAAGAGTTCGCCCGGCTGGCCATCGACCTCTCGGCCCAGGTAGCGGCGAGTCCGGTCTGCGTCAGGCTCGACACCGAAGTCGACGAGGCCTTTATCGAGGCAGTACAGCCCGACGCCGTGATCCTGGCGACCGGAGGCGAACCGATCGCTCTGCCTCTCCCCGGAGCCGATCTCCCCCACGTCGTCCAGGCCTGGGACGTCCTTTCAGGGAAGGTTCGCGCCGGGCGCCGGGTGGCCATTATCGGCGGCGGCGCCGTCGGGGTCGAGACGGCTCTGGCCCTGGCCGAGGAAGGGACCCTGTCGGCGGAGGCCCTCAAATTTCTCCTTATCCACGGAGCCGAGAGCGCCGAGGATCTGTTGGAACTGGCCACGCACGGCCGGTGCGAGGTCGTTCTGGTGGAGATGCTCAAGGAACTGGGAACCAATTTCGGCAAGACCACCCGCTGGGGGATGCTGCAGGACCTCAAGCGTTTCGGCGTACAGTCCCATGTCGCCAGCAGGGTGATTGAAATCATTCCTGAGGGGATCTGCATCGAAAAGGACGGCGAAAGGATGAAGATTGCCGCCGATACCGTCGTCATGGCCGTCGGAACCCGATCCTCCTCCGCTCTCAAGGAGGTCCTCCGGAAGCGGGGGATCGTCGGTCAGGTCGTCGGGGATGCGGATAAGCCGGGGATGATCATCGATGCCGTTCACCGGGGATTTGCGGCGGGGCGAAGCGTTGTCTGA
- a CDS encoding MBL fold metallo-hydrolase, producing the protein MQIHTVNTPYMVGEVHFYSREIDGELVLFDTGPPGEETRDVLRRQVDLGRLKHVFITHCHVDHYGQVRFLAENTDARIHLPFKDDLKLRRHDERLGCIENLLEGMGFDRGTIAGLRSIVDSSLLFPGVPERYGISEESDIPAGLGIEVLGCPGHSQSDLVYLVDGYAITGDVLLRETFQAPLLDMDLERGGRFGNYQAYCDSLQKLRYLRGYTILPGHRHPVEGLEETVLFYVGKLLERAGRIRLLPGGLSVKEQIGALFGDTLTDPFTLYLKASEVLFMTDFLADPGRLKGSLEAFGLYGEVQSRFEGVL; encoded by the coding sequence ATGCAAATACATACCGTGAATACCCCCTACATGGTGGGGGAGGTTCATTTCTATTCCAGGGAGATCGACGGCGAGCTGGTCCTTTTCGACACCGGTCCGCCCGGAGAGGAAACGCGGGATGTCCTGCGCCGGCAGGTCGATCTCGGGCGCCTGAAGCACGTCTTCATCACCCACTGTCATGTGGACCATTACGGTCAGGTCCGGTTCCTTGCCGAGAACACCGACGCCAGGATTCATCTGCCGTTCAAGGACGACCTGAAACTGCGCCGCCACGACGAACGACTCGGCTGCATCGAGAACCTCCTCGAGGGGATGGGTTTCGACCGAGGCACCATAGCCGGACTGCGCAGCATCGTGGACAGCAGTCTTCTCTTTCCCGGCGTTCCGGAGCGCTACGGCATCTCCGAGGAGTCGGATATCCCGGCCGGGCTCGGCATCGAAGTCCTCGGCTGCCCCGGGCACTCCCAGAGCGATCTGGTCTATCTGGTCGACGGCTACGCCATCACCGGCGATGTCCTCCTCCGGGAGACCTTTCAGGCGCCTTTGCTCGACATGGATCTCGAAAGGGGAGGGCGCTTCGGCAACTACCAGGCCTATTGCGACAGCCTGCAAAAGCTCAGATACCTGCGCGGTTATACGATCCTACCGGGACACCGCCATCCCGTGGAGGGGCTGGAGGAGACGGTCCTCTTTTACGTCGGCAAACTGCTTGAGCGCGCCGGTCGGATCCGGCTCCTCCCCGGGGGGCTCTCTGTCAAGGAGCAGATCGGGGCGCTGTTCGGCGACACCTTGACCGACCCCTTTACACTCTACCTCAAGGCATCGGAGGTGCTGTTCATGACTGATTTTCTCGCCGATCCCGGACGCCTGAAGGGGTCCCTTGAGGCCTTCGGACTCTACGGCGAGGTTCAATCGCGGTTTGAAGGGGTGCTCTGA